The window ctgtgcatGTACCGCTGTGTAGGGTAGCGCGGCCGAGGGCCAGTGTGGTTAGTGTTGATGTGTTCCCCCCCAACATTGTCCCTGTGTATTTTGGGGACGGCTGTGCAGCTCCACGTGGCTTTcaggagctggagaagagggTTCAGGGGgagtgagggcagagctggggtgaTGTGCTGGTCCCTGAGTGCAGAAGGCTGTCCTGGGGATGTTGCAATGGGGGGGATTGCCATAGTGTACCAGGGGTGCTCCTAGCACTGGAGGGGCACCTACATGGGGCCAGCagacagggctggagctctgggctgtgcctggcagggaaTAAGGGCTGGCCTGCCCCCATAGATCTCCCCATGGATTCCTTCGCCACTCCCTACCTCTTCCCTCATGccctccaccagcagcaggaaggactTTAATCCCCTAAATACCAGTCTCCACCCAGCTCTGCACCCCAACTACAGCCACCCTGCCTGGCTTTGAGGACTCAGGGTGGGGACTGGGTTTGATGTTAGTCAAAAGCGTGTAATAAAGATGATGTAATGGAAAAGACGTGTGGGCAAAAGGTTGTGGGTAGCATCAAAAACCAGGCTGGCAGCACTGTGAGTGCCCACTGTGCATCTCACTGGCACAGCAAAGCTGCATAGTCTGAGCTGGTGCGTCAGGAGCACGAAGGGGTCGCTGGGGTGTGTAAAACAACATACTTTGCAGGGACAAGATCAGTAAGACAAAGAAGGCAGAAGTAAAAACTGCCCTGAGCTGTTCCTGGTCCTCTAACACATGAACTCTGCAGCAGCCATGACACCTCTGGGAGAACcctcttcaaaaaaaaaacccaaaacaaaacccttctTGTCTTATATCGTGCTGAGCTCCTGCAAAGGTAGCACAGGCCAGTCTGCTGCTCCAGAGAGCTCAGGCTCAGTCCCAAAAGCTCCAGGTTTGGCTGCAAGCCCAATTTGCAGCACACTCCTGATCCCACAGAGCAGTGGCAGTACCTCCACAGGGTGCAGAGGCTGTGGCAAGCAGGGCAGCACACATCAAATTTGGGAAATGGAGGAAAGCACTTGTTTCTGGGAATTCTGCTTCCCTCTGTTCCAGATCTGCAACATGTTGGCATTTTTCACAGCTTCCCTGCATGAACTCACTGCCAGTAGTCAATTAGACTCTGCTCTTTAATGTACTGTTTGCTCCAACATTGCACTCCCCAACCTCAAACGCAATACAGCGCGGCTTTAAAAAGGTATTTACACATCCCAGCATCACCCCCCTTGTCATCCCAAGGAGCAGGGCCTCAGCCAGCACTAAGACCCAACCAAAGGAAGTCTCTTGCAGCCTTTCTAACAGAatggcagcagtgacagagggCAAGAGCTACTGTGGTGGTTTAGGATTGATTTCGGTCGCATCCCTGATGAAATAACAGCATGGAGATGAGAGATCGTGTTAATCTATCCCCAGCCAGGGCTAGAAGCGCTTCATCTGTCGGCGTTCTTGTCGGCGCTGCTTCTTCTCGTTTGGCTCCTGAGCAGCAGGTGAAGACTCTGCTGTAAACCAGGGCCCCAGGATGTTCACCCACAGCAGGTAGAGTGCACGCCCTGGAGCCTGCAAAACACACGTGGCACAAACTCAGGTCACTTTGGGGACAGCACTGGCAAGGCTGGTGTTACGGTCAGGATTGCTGGTCCTACTGAGGGAGACAAAGGAGCTGGAGTGTCTCTACAGGCTGGATCAGAGGCATCTCAGGATGCACTGAAATCAAAGGCAGTGGCAGCCGGCCAAAATAAATGTCctgatttaatttcatttcatttaggAACTTGCATACATATACAGCTCTTAGGCTTCATATATGGAAATCCCAGCATCGGGTCTGAATTACCCAGAGGGATCCAACTGCCCAGACATTCCGTCTCTCCTTCCTTCAGAAAACACACCCACATTTCtctgaattgaaaaaaaaagtgatccAGATGGTCTCCAAGGGACAGCCAAGTCTAGGCTGCCCTCTGCCAGGCCAGTTAGAGAGGAATTTGTGGGTGAGGACTGAAATGAGATCAAGGACTGAATGGGGTGACTTTCCATGCTCCCACAATTGCCTTCTGTACCTCTCTGAGATATCCTCAAAGCAACTGTGGGATTTTTTAACTAACTGGAGATTTTTTGTCCTGCACAAGCAGCTATAGCTGGAGGCACATGACAAATGTTTCAGGAGTAGAAAGAGTTTGGTGTGTTAAGGGGAATTCAAAGCCCTACAGCATTTTATCTACCAATAGGCACAGTGTCCAGCAGATCCCAGCCCTGGTCCATGCTGAATGACTGAGAAAGCCAGACAAGAAGAAACACTGTTTGTTACAGTCACAGAAAAGCTCTGTACTCAAAGACAGCTTTGCTCTGCCTCGTGTTTCTTGTTGCCCTTTCACAGGACCAGAGGGGAAAGGCAAAGGTCAGCCTAGTTTTTGTGTGGCTGACCCAGAGGGATCAGGACTTCTTTCCCTTGTGTGGCCTCATTTTTAACAAGATTTGAcaaggagattaaaaaaacatatCAGAAAATAGCTTGGGTCTGAAACAGGACACTGAAATGAAATGGGTAACATCTTCAGTGCTGAAGACAGGGAAAGACAGGGACAATGCACAGCaagaacaacagcagcagctggggcttACCAAGAGCCAGAAGTACCAGACGTAGGGTGAGAAGCAGCTCAGCACTTGGACTATAGCTGTCAGCAGGATCACATCCTTGAGGTGCCTGAGGGAAGAAATGCAAAGCACTGAGCTTCCATTCCAGCAAtcaccagctcctctgccaaCACAGCCTGTCTGCACCACCTCCGGGGAGCAACCCTGCCCGACCCAACCCAGGAACTGTCCCTGCAGTTGTGCTGTGCCACACACAGTTATCTGGAATAATCCAAGCagtaaacaaacaacaacaacaaaaaataacgTGATGAGTTAAAGAACTGAACTCCCTCCAAATAAAGGACATTAAGAAAGCTGAGGAATTGATGGGGATGATGGAAATCAGCAACAAAACCTGCACCCACCCCCACAGCTGAAACAGCAGCCAGTGCCTGCTGATTTGACACCTAATATGATGTAAAATATAGCTGCTCATGACTTGCTGTGCTGAAGGGAGCCATGAATCTTCCCCGTGCCATCTCACAGGCTGACAGACACACTCAGGGTCATCGAAGGACAAGCACACCACTGCAAGCTGAGCTACAGCAACAGAcagctcctcctcccctcctgttTATCTGACTCCAGCATCTTCCATGCCAgcctgaggcagagctgggagtaGCTATGGAGGCAAACAAGCTGTCCACGCCTCAACCACCACCCTTGGGGGATCTGACACCCAGAAGAGGTAAACAGGTATTAGGTTTTCAACACAAGCCTCAGGGAGTGCCATGAAGAGTTAGAAAAACACCAGTCTCACTCTTGTTAGATCATCAGCTGTTGGAGTAAGAAACTGTGGAGTTACATCCAAGATTGGAGACTAGAAAACAAAGGTCATGGCAAAGTGGAAAGCAAACTAACCATAAACATCAACTGCAGACACTGCAGAATCCACCATCAACAGCTCCAGGACAAGACATGAAGGTTCACTAATCTCTGGCATCACCACAAGCCACAGAAGGATGAGGGCAGAGCTCCCACCAAACCCAGTTCTTCCAGAGATCAGCAAGGGCAACCCCAGAGCAACACAAAGCATCCGTTTCAGTTACAGACAGCACAAGGGAAACACCATCAAATCCAGAGTGTTCCAGGACCAGTTCCAAAGGAGCTCAGCTGAGGGGCAAGAAAAACATCCAATTCTTTCTGAAGTAACCCCTAGCCTAGAGTGCCTTCCTGATCCCCAGGGAGGTAATTTAGAGGCACAAGGTAAGGATGGGAACTTCAGCTCTGGAGGTTTACTTTTTacagctctgccccctctgtgTTTTGTACATCCCATGCCTCAGATAAGCATCAATGCATTTTAATGTGTCATAAACCTCAGCCCAATTGCTCAGGCAGGAAAACCTCAGTGCCTCATTACTAAGGGAAGTACATCTGCAACCAAGACTGCAGCAGTGCTACAACTGCACTTGTCACCTTTTCAGAGCAGATAATGggatccctgtgctgcctcctgtcAGCCATTTCCCCTGACAGCACCATCATACACACATGGGGCAGTTATTGGGGCACCCTCTCTGCCTTGCACAAACTCCCAGGCATCTTCTACAACCAGGGTGACACCCCAAACGTCAAACTTTGGTGTTTTCCATTCTCCACTGTCCCATGTTTTGTTTCACTAAAAAAGTATTGAACATATTTCGCAATTCCACTCTAAAGAGCCAAACCAGTataaaatgggagaaaaacaCGTGGCTGACCAGCAGAAAAATGAAGTCACGCTACAGGCTGAAGGGGGGGGGTACAGCACCCAGCTCAAACGTCGCACTAGAAATAACCCCCTCTCCTCCTGGCCACTTTGTCTCTTGGCTGAATCTCTTAACCAGACATCTGAGTCACTCCTGCTCCAGGTACAAAAAGTATCACTCCACTAACACAAACACAAGATAAGAGCTCACCCTGTGCATGTTCTGTGCCCCACAAGTAAGTCTGCCTGCTGCTAACATCCCCAGGCAGAAATCAAACTTGTgttagaaaaagtaaaattatacAAATCAATATATGGCCCTGCCAGCATGAGAACACCTGATGTGACACAGAGGGCTCAGCTGGAAACAAGGCCCCACTGTGCTGCTTCAAAAGcctggcagcaagggaaggACAGAGGTAAACCTGGAACTGTAGGCCAAGGACTCCAGTACCTCACTAAGCACATGCAGAAGCTGGACCAAGAGACAAAGGCTGGCGGCTGGGAGGACAGAGAGCAAAGCCTGACATGTCCACAACTACCTGGCAGTTTTCTGTGACTAGCCTGAGGCTCACTGCTGGAAAACAAGCAAATCTAGATGgtatttctgctgtttcagtACTTCTGTCTCCTTATTTTAATTAACAGCACTTTTCAGGAATTATTGTTGTGTGTCCCTTGACCAAGGAAAAGACAGTTACAGtagcaccaaaaaaaaatggACAGGCAAACACTGTTTGCAGATGGACACAAGGAATGCACAAGCATGGGGGACAGAAATGGCTGAGGTCACAGGAGCTGGCTGAGACAGAGGGAAGAATTTTCAGTGTGTAGAACAGTTCAAGACATGGTCAGTTTGCAGCCAGGATGGGGTAACTGCCAGCACATGCCCTTCTGCTCTGTCAAGCACCACCTGCAGTGCcagtttaaaagaaagcatACATCActgtgtgctgcagcagcatgCACAGTGTTAATGCTGTTTCTTAACTGAAGGATGGTTGTAAACTGCTCCTGCTGAACCATTTGTGATCTCTTACCTCTGCACCTCAGCCCTAAGAACACTGACTGTGCCAGGCTGACACACCCACGTGGCAGCTCCTGACTGGCACACACCAAGCCAAGAGTTCAGACAATCAGGATAGTTAAGGTACACTCTCAAAAATACAGTAACAGGCTTCCAGGCCCACGATGGTGGGAAACTGAGGTGGGAGCTGAGGCCTGGCCTTCTCCTTAGAgggctctcctggctctgcGTGCACGCTCAGGCAGCAGGTCCTGCTCACCTGGACTCGTGCGGGTGTGGACACTCACTCTGCCATCCCCTGCTCCATATTCAGGTCAATTCCCCCGTCGGCAAGGCTGCCATCGTCTGTGAAAGACGGCTTTGCCATGGAGTTCATGGACCGGTAGCTGGTGCCGTAGACCACGCAGCTGAAGACGAAGGCGAGCTGCAAGGAGGACACCAGGTCAGGCGCAGAGAGCCCGGCCCGGGGCCCGCAGGTCATGGAAGAACCCGGGCCCGGGAGCCCCTCCCGGACAAGAGGCGGTGCCCAGCGCTCACCCACGTCCAGGCGGAGGCGGCGGGATAGAAGATCACCAGGTTCACCAGGGCGTAGATGGCCTGAGGAGAGAGCACGGCTGGGCTGTCTGCCCACTCCCCAacccggcccagcccagcccagccccgccgGGGCCCCCCGGCCGCACTCACGGAGGCCCCCAGGATGATGCGGAGGTAGAAGCGCAGCGTCTCCCGGTTCTCCTCGAAGATCTGCTTCTTGCCCTTGGTGCCCGCCTTCCCCTTGGGCTGCGGAGCCAAGAGAGGCGGTCAGCGCGCCCCCGGAGCCCCGGGC is drawn from Pithys albifrons albifrons isolate INPA30051 chromosome 12, PitAlb_v1, whole genome shotgun sequence and contains these coding sequences:
- the TMEM208 gene encoding transmembrane protein 208, translated to MAPKGKAGTKGKKQIFEENRETLRFYLRIILGASAIYALVNLVIFYPAASAWTWLAFVFSCVVYGTSYRSMNSMAKPSFTDDGSLADGGIDLNMEQGMAEHLKDVILLTAIVQVLSCFSPYVWYFWLLAPGRALYLLWVNILGPWFTAESSPAAQEPNEKKQRRQERRQMKRF